A DNA window from Daucus carota subsp. sativus chromosome 3, DH1 v3.0, whole genome shotgun sequence contains the following coding sequences:
- the LOC108214687 gene encoding serine/threonine-protein kinase RIPK, producing the protein MKITWQSLIPKCFIPNKVIPKQTSVSRISISDFGYSLVLPEELSDSLAGSNLYVFTLAELKVITNGFSSSNFLGQGGFGPVHKGFIDDRFRPGLKAQTVAVKVLNLNGLQGHREWLTEVIFLGQLRHEHMVKLIGYCCEGENRLLVYEHMPRGSLENQLFRKYSVPIPWSTRIQIALGAAKGLAFLHQAKKPVIYRDFKASNILLDSDYTAKLSDFGLARQGPEGDATHVTTRVMGTHGYAAPDYMCTGHLTAASDVYSYGVLLLELLTGRRAMERSRPSREQRLVDWARSSLKEPRKLWRIMDPKLEGQYSETAALKTAALAYQCLDQRPKSRPTMSTVIQTLEPLA; encoded by the exons ATGAAGATCACATGGCAATCTTTGATTCCAAAATGCTTCATTCCGAATAAAGTTATTCCTAAACAAACTTCGGTATCCAGAATTTCGATATCAGATTTTGGTTATTCATTAGTGCTCCCAGAGGAGCTATCTGATTCCCTCGCAGGATCCAATCTTTATGTTTTTACACTAGCAGAACTAAAAGTGATCACAAATGGATTCTCTTCGAGTAATTTTCTTGGCCAAGGAGGGTTTGGACCGGTTCATAAAGGCTTCATTGATGATAGATTTAGGCCTGGTTTGAAGGCTCAAACTGTTGCTGTTAAAGTTCTTAATTTAAATGGCTTGCAAGGCCACAGGGAGTGGCTG ACTGAAGTGATATTTCTTGGGCAATTGAGGCATGAGCATATGGTGAAGTTGATAGGATATTGTTGCGAAGGTGAAAATCGGCTGCTGGTTTATGAACACATGCCTAGAGGCAGCTTAGAGAATCAGCTCTTCAGAA AATATTCGGTGCCAATTCCATGGTCCACAAGAATCCAAATTGCCCTTGGTGCAGCGAAAGGCCTGGCTTTCCTCCACCAAGCTAAAAAACCTGTTATATATCGCGATTTCAAAGCTTCCAACATTTTGCTAGACTCT GACTACACTGCGAAACTCTCAGATTTTGGACTAGCAAGGCAAGGTCCAGAAGGAGATGCAACGCACGTCACAACAAGAGTAATGGGCACCCATGGCTATGCTGCCCCTGATTACATGTGCACCG GTCATTTGACTGCAGCAAGTGATGTGTACAGCTACGGAGTTTTACTATTGGAGCTATTAACAGGAAGAAGGGCGATGGAAAGGAGCCGGCCTAGTAGAGAGCAACGTTTAGTGGACTGGGCAAGATCATCGCTGAAAGAACCACGAAAGCTTTGGCGAATCATGGACCCAAAACTTGAAGGCCAATACTCAGAAACTGCGGCTTTAAAGACTGCTGCATTGGCATACCAATGCCTTGATCAGAGGCCAAAATCTAGGCCAACCATGAGTACAGTGATTCAAACTTTGGAACCGTTAGCATAG
- the LOC135146814 gene encoding uncharacterized protein LOC135146814, with protein MDRVKDQQQRQLFKQSTWPEFEGYFILFPHQLSSEAGELPGELSSILHVIGQIFPSHQKVWVRSKSLLDSGRGSFTLSSRISGGRRSRKNGSESSGLLGGQHWKKRHHKVTSQRQFNLKTEIMGELAVYVLL; from the exons ATGGACAGAGTCAAAGATCAACAACAAAGGCAATTGTTTAAACAATCAACATGGCCCGAGTTTGAAG GGTACTTCATCCTCTTCCCGCACCAACTCAGTTCAGAGGCTGGGGAGTTACCAGGCGAACTAAGTTCAATTCTTCATGTTATCGGTCAGATTTTCCCCTCACATCAGAAAGTTTGGGTTAGATCAAAGTCTTTGTTGGATAGCGGCCGAGGAAG CTTTACTCTTTCAAGCAGGATTTCTGGTGGTCGAAGGAGCAGAAAAAAT GGCTCAGAGTCATCGGGGTTATTGGGTGGACAACATTGGAAGAAGAGGCATCATAAAGTTACCTCCCAGAGACAATTTAATCTCAAGACAGAG ATAATGGGAGAGCTAGCTGTCTATGTTCTTTTGTGA
- the LOC108212743 gene encoding uncharacterized protein LOC108212743: MASQGKKREKTLFSFFKPSASPPTSEVHSQNNTTVEENPASIDIQENQCDEPILKTPRVEIDLNTLERDPGIRIPIWKHPVNQRDEIRRAYIKMGPYQPKLAEYPKTRYGSQKQARRFQYSWFEKFTWLEYSPKKDAVFCFPCFIFEKKTPLHPTFTIDGFNCWKRVNDGDRCPLLIHVGLPTSPHRNAVNCVEELMKATGHIDKVLNAQSLEEVQKNRLRLKTTIESVRYLSLQACAFRGHDESPISNNRGNFIEMVKAFGRMNNDIGDIVLERAPKNAKYTSPTIQKEILHIIANRVRRKIREEVGDAKFCILVDEAKDSANKEEMSVVLRFVDRLGILRERFFEVVHVPNTTAAMLKEKISSVLSRYNLHSSNMRGQGYDGASNMSGAWNGLQALFLKECPYAYYVHCFAHRLQLALVGASTKEIGVYLFFSKLSTIVNLIGCSPKWHTELHSAQAIEIAHMVNSGERDTGRGLNQIGNLHRSGATRWSSHFDSICSLIDMYGATISVLESIIEEGNSSSLRGEATGCLIIMRSFEFIFTLHMMHKIMGVTDLLCRALQHKSLDIVSAMDLVSTTKTLLLTLREEGFDHLLAYVLSICPQHGIEIPDMEALYRSATGRSCQQKNSMTICQHYHFDIFNSAIDFQREELNSRFSDGAVELLVLSSALDPKDNFKSFKVEEVYKLAEKFYPEDFTGQEMHYLKSQLEHYKFDVIHHDSFQNLSSINELCCRLVETSKSQHYNLIDRLIRLVLTLPVSTATTERSFSAMKHVKTVLRNKMEEEFLADSMMIYIERDLVEDIDSDSIIDEFYSIKNRRLQLK, from the coding sequence ATGGCAAGTCAAGGAAAAAAGAGGGAGAAGacattgttttctttttttaagCCAAGTGCATCTCCACCTACGAGCGAGGTACATTCTCAAAATAATACTACTGTTGAAGAAAATCCAGCTAGTATTGATATTCAGGAAAATCAATGTGATGAACCAATTCTTAAGACCCCAAGAGTTGAAATTGATCTTAATACTCTTGAACGTGATCCTGGAATTCGAATTCCCATATGGAAACATCCCGTTAATCAACGAGATGAAATAAGACGAGCATACATTAAAATGGGTCCGTATCAGCCTAAGCTAGCAGAGTATCCCAAAACAAGATATGGGTCACAAAAGCAAGCACGGAGATTTCAATACTCTTGGTTTGAAAAATTTACTTGGCTTGAGTACTCTCCGAAAAAAGATGCAGTGTTTTGTTTTCcttgttttatatttgaaaaaaaaacaccTCTGCATCCCACATTCACTATTGATGGATTTAATTGTTGGAAGAGGGTTAATGATGGGGATAGGTGTCCACTTTTAATTCATGTGGGACTTCCCACTTCACCACATAGGAATGCTGTAAATTGTGTTGAAGAGCTAATGAAAGCAACGGGACATATTGACAAAGTTTTAAATGCCCAAAGTTTAGAAGAAGTTCAGAAGAATCGGTTGCGACTTAAAACAACAATTGAAAGTGTTCGATATCTTAGCTTGCAGGCCTGTGCATTTAGAGGTCATGATGAATCTCCAATTTCTAACAATCGTGGTAATTTTATAGAGATGGTAAAAGCTTTTGGTCGAATGAATAATGACATTGGTGATATAGTCTTAGAAAGAGCTCCCAAAAATGCAAAATATACTTCACCGACTATTCAGAAAGAAATTTTGCATATTATCGCCAATAGAGTGAGAAGAAAAATTCGTGAAGAAGTTGGAGATGCAAAGTTTTGTATTTTGGTTGATGAAGCCAAAGATTCAGCAAATAAAGAAGAGATGTCAGTTGTTTTGAGATTTGTTGATCGTCTTGGTATCTTGCGTGAGCGTTTTTTTGAGGTTGTTCATGTTCCAAACACTACTGCTGCAATgttgaaagaaaaaatatcaAGTGTTCTTTCTCGATATAATTTGCATAGCTCTAATATGAGGGGTCAAGGGTATGACGGTGCTAGCAATATGTCAGGTGCTTGGAATGGACTTCAGGCTCTATTTCTTAAAGAGTGTCCTTATGCATATTATGTACACTGTTTTGCTCACAGATTACAACTAGCTTTAGTTGGAGCTTCTACAAAAGAAATTGGTGTTTATCTATTCTTCTCAAAATTGTCAACCATTGTTAATCTTATTGGTTGTTCTCCAAAATGGCACACTGAATTACATTCTGCCCAAGCTATTGAAATTGCTCATATGGTGAATTCAGGTGAACGTGATACTGGTAGGGGCTTAAATCAGATTGGCAATCTTCATCGGAGTGGTGCTACTCGATGGAGCTCTCATTTTGATTCTATTTGCAGCTTAATCGATATGTATGGAGCAACAATTTCAGTGCTTGAAAGTATTATTGAAGAAGGAAATTCTAGTTCACTACGAGGAGAAGCAACTGGTTGTTTGATAATTATGAGATCTTTTGAGTTTATTTTTACACTTCATATGATGCATAAAATCATGGGAGTCACTGACTTACTTTGCCGAGCTTTACAACACAAATCTCTTGACATCGTAAGTGCTATGGATCTTGTCTCAACTACTAAAACACTGCTTCTTACCTTGAGGGAAGAAGGATTTGACCATCTCCTTGCATATGTGTTATCAATTTGTCCACAACATGGCATTGAAATTCCAGATATGGAAGCTTTGTACAGAAGTGCAACAGGTCGTTCATGccaacaaaaaaattcaatGACAATCTGCCAACACTATCATTTTGATATCTTCAATTCAGCAATTGACTTTCAGCGAGAAGAGTTAAATTCCAGGTTTAGTGATGGAGCAGTAGAACTCCTTGTGCTTAGTTCTGCGTTAGACCCTAAAGacaattttaaatcatttaaaGTTGAGGAAGTTTACAAGCTTGCGGAAAAATTTTATCCAGAGGACTTCACTGGACAAGAAATGCATTACTTGAAAAGTCAACTTGAGCATTATAAGTTTGATGTGATTCATCATGACAGCTTTCAAAACTTGTCAAGCATCAATGAGTTGTGTTGTAGATTAGTCGAAACAAGCAAGTCGCAGCACTACAATTTGATTGACCGTCTGATTCGGCTAGTGTTAACTTTACCAGTTTCCACCGCCACGACAGAACGCTCTTTTTCAGCAATGAAACATGTGAAAACAGTTCTACGCAATAAAATGGAAGAGGAATTTTTAGCCGATTCTATGATGATTTACATTGAGCGAGACCTTGTTGAAGATATTGATTCAGATTCGATAATAGATGAATTTTATTCTATTAAGAATCGACGGTTGCAACTCAAATAA
- the LOC108214686 gene encoding serine/threonine-protein kinase RIPK, whose product MTVKMKITWQSLFPKCGKSEKHSCMIQNRVIPKQSSVSRVSISDFSSSSVLSEELSNSLVGSNLYDFTLAELKVITHGFSPSNFLGEGGFGPVHKGFIDENLRPGLKAQSVAVKNLDLDGLQGHKEWLTEVIFLGQLRHEHMVKLIGYCCEDENRLLVYEYMPRGSLENQLFRKYSVPIPWSTRIKIALDAAKGLAFLHEAEKPVIYRDFKASNILLDSDYTAKLSDFGLAREGPEGDATHVTTRVMGTHGYAAPEYMCTGHLTAASDVYSYGVLLLELLTGRRAMDRSRPSRAQSLVDWAKSSLREPRKLGRIMDPKLEGQYSETAALKTAALAYQCLGQRPKSRPTMRTVIKTLEPLTNFDGVTDAFVYTVSINSNEAKED is encoded by the exons ATGACAGTGAAGATGAAGATAACATGGCAATCTTTGTTTCCTAAATGTGGCAAGAGTGAAAAGCATTCATGCATGATTCAGAATAGAGTCATTCCTAAGCAGAGTTCAGTGTCCAGGGTTTCGATTTCGGATTTTAGTTCTTCATCAGTGCTCTCAGAGGAGCTGTCTAATTCCCTTGTAGGATCCAATCTTTATGATTTTACATTAGCAGAACTTAAAGTGATCACACATGGGTTCTCACCGAGTAATTTTCTTGGGGAAGGAGGATTTGGACCAGTACATAAGGGGTTCATTGATGAGAATCTTAGGCCTGGCTTGAAGGCTCAGTCTGTTGCTGTTAAAAATCTTGATTTAGATGGCTTGCAAGGCCATAAAGAGTGGCTG ACTGAAGTGATATTTCTTGGACAACTGAGGCATGAGCATATGGTGAAGTTGATAGGATATTGTTGCGAAGATGAAAATCGACTGCTTGTTTATGAATACATGCCTCGAGGGAGCTTAGAGAATCAGCTCTTCAGAA AATATTCGGTGCCAATTCCATGGTCCACAAGAATCAAAATTGCCCTTGATGCAGCGAAGGGCCTGGCTTTCCTCCACGAAGCTGAAAAACCTGTTATATACCGCGATTTTAAGGCTTCCAACATTTTGCTAGACTCT GACTACACTGCGAAACTCTCAGATTTTGGACTTGCAAGGGAAGGTCCAGAAGGAGATGCCACACACGTCACAACACGAGTAATGGGCACCCATGGCTATGCTGCCCCTGAATACATGTGCACTG GTCATTTGACTGCAGCAAGTGATGTGTACAGTTACGGAGTTTTACTCTTGGAGTTATTAACAGGACGAAGAGCAATGGACAGGAGTCGGCCTAGTAGAGCGCAGAGTCTAGTGGACTGGGCAAAATCATCACTGAGAGAACCACGAAAGCTTGGCCGAATAATGGACCCAAAACTTGAAGGCCAATACTCAGAAACTGCGGCTTTAAAGACAGCTGCATTGGCATACCAATGCCTTGGTCAGAGGCCAAAATCTAGGCCAACCATGAGGACAGTGATTAAAACTTTGGAACCGCTAACAAATTTTGATGGCGTTACAGATGCATTCGTCTACACAGTATCAATAAACAGCAATGAGGCAAAGGAAGATTGA